The following coding sequences are from one uncultured Desulfobacter sp. window:
- a CDS encoding SCO family protein codes for MKIQLIGLWCLSLVVWGICCPNVYASQAESEKMTHDHHNMLMDNPMPPEEVAAKVRVDERLGETINFSAQLRDENNQVVDLKTLFDKPVVILPIFFMCSSVCNILQAELTRVLDQISDVPGEDFNVVTFSFSDDEDPSMAKTAKQNYAQMLQRKMDLNKWFYLVGERSEILKLTRSLGFYFVKQAKHNYIHPNVMIVLSDQGRIIRYLYGPRFLAFDVGMALNEAMKGEPGVSIKRGVLSFCFNYDPENRTYVFRIFPIVGGGIIIALVLFFVFLVFPKKSRRGRQHK; via the coding sequence ATGAAGATCCAGCTGATTGGACTTTGGTGCTTGTCCCTGGTTGTATGGGGGATTTGCTGTCCTAATGTTTATGCCTCCCAGGCCGAATCAGAAAAGATGACGCATGACCATCACAATATGCTGATGGATAACCCAATGCCCCCGGAAGAGGTCGCGGCCAAGGTGCGTGTGGATGAGCGTCTGGGCGAAACCATCAATTTTTCGGCGCAACTGAGAGATGAGAATAATCAGGTCGTGGATCTAAAAACCCTTTTTGACAAACCCGTGGTGATTCTGCCCATTTTTTTCATGTGCAGTTCGGTCTGCAATATCCTTCAGGCCGAACTGACCCGGGTGTTAGATCAGATTTCAGACGTTCCGGGTGAGGACTTCAACGTGGTGACGTTCAGTTTCAGCGATGATGAAGATCCGTCCATGGCCAAAACCGCCAAGCAGAACTACGCACAGATGCTCCAGCGAAAAATGGACCTGAACAAGTGGTTTTACCTGGTGGGAGAACGTTCTGAAATCCTTAAACTGACCCGTTCTTTGGGGTTTTATTTTGTCAAACAGGCCAAGCACAACTACATCCACCCCAATGTCATGATTGTGTTGTCGGATCAGGGGCGTATTATCCGGTATCTTTACGGCCCCAGGTTCCTTGCATTTGATGTGGGCATGGCCCTGAACGAGGCCATGAAAGGCGAACCCGGGGTCTCCATCAAACGTGGGGTACTCTCCTTTTGCTTTAACTATGATCCTGAAAACAGAACCTATGTATTTCGCATTTTCCCCATTGTCGGCGGGGGCATTATTATCGCGCTTGTTCTGTTTTTCGTTTTTCTCGTTTTCCCCAAAAAATCCCGGCGGGGGCGACAGCACAAATAA
- the coxB gene encoding cytochrome c oxidase subunit II, whose amino-acid sequence MNELINPVTLVDRSFVFIIGFSFVFLCCITAVMIFFVIRYRRSRHPVPSDIRGHTGLEIAWTVIPTAIALLMFISGWQSYAGLRTVPADAIEIKVLAQSFSWIFIYDNDKEVENELVVPVNRPIRLDISSLDVIHSLFIPAFRVKVDAVKGIKTYAWFLPEKTGEYFLQCTEFCGTGHADMTGVVIVKSQEEFDEWLEEDDGW is encoded by the coding sequence ATGAATGAGCTTATCAATCCGGTAACCCTTGTGGACCGATCGTTCGTTTTCATCATTGGATTTTCCTTTGTTTTTCTTTGCTGTATTACAGCGGTGATGATTTTTTTTGTCATCCGGTACCGTAGAAGCCGTCATCCTGTGCCTTCGGATATCCGGGGGCACACGGGCCTTGAAATCGCCTGGACGGTTATCCCAACCGCCATCGCACTGCTTATGTTTATTTCCGGTTGGCAGTCCTATGCAGGGCTTAGAACTGTGCCCGCAGATGCCATTGAGATCAAGGTGCTGGCCCAGTCCTTTTCCTGGATATTCATTTATGACAATGACAAAGAGGTGGAAAACGAACTGGTCGTGCCCGTGAACCGGCCTATCCGGCTGGACATCTCTTCTCTGGACGTGATTCACTCGTTGTTTATTCCGGCGTTCCGGGTCAAGGTGGATGCCGTCAAGGGTATTAAGACCTATGCCTGGTTTTTGCCTGAAAAAACCGGCGAGTATTTTTTACAGTGTACGGAGTTCTGCGGTACCGGCCACGCAGACATGACCGGGGTGGTGATCGTCAAATCCCAGGAAGAGTTTGATGAGTGGCTGGAAGAAGACGATGGGTGGTAA
- a CDS encoding phage holin family protein — protein sequence MLINLLILSVAVFLVANFLPGIQVKHFGTAIMVAIVYSLINFFFGWLLVFLSIPFIIITFGLFKLVINAVLLWVTDKILDDFQIKDFLTTFIAALCITLVDSVIKWAIA from the coding sequence ATGTTGATCAACCTTCTGATTTTAAGTGTTGCGGTATTTCTGGTGGCTAATTTTCTGCCCGGCATCCAGGTTAAACATTTTGGGACCGCCATTATGGTGGCCATTGTCTACAGCCTGATTAATTTTTTCTTTGGCTGGCTGCTTGTCTTTTTGTCCATTCCTTTTATCATCATTACCTTCGGGCTGTTTAAACTGGTGATCAATGCCGTGCTGCTCTGGGTCACCGATAAAATACTCGATGATTTTCAAATTAAGGATTTTCTTACAACATTTATAGCAGCTCTGTGCATCACCCTTGTGGATTCCGTGATTAAATGGGCCATCGCATAG
- a CDS encoding cytochrome c oxidase subunit 3 family protein: MNLSSSTTDHTGKKMGMWLFLYTEIILFGGLFVLYAVYLTIHPQEFIDGGKELNRIFGFANTVILLISSFAVAAAITAVQKEQKKTALTALIVSLLCGLIFLINKYFEWGHKIHNDIFPNSETLVNGPKGLNVFFGLYYVITGLHGVHIIIGMTVLLVALIYTAKGKITPTRFTLLENAGLYWHLVDLIWIFIFPLFYLII; this comes from the coding sequence ATGAATCTATCCTCTTCCACAACGGATCATACCGGGAAAAAAATGGGGATGTGGCTTTTCCTCTACACAGAGATCATTTTGTTCGGTGGATTGTTTGTGCTTTACGCCGTCTATCTGACCATCCATCCCCAGGAATTCATTGACGGCGGCAAGGAACTGAACCGAATCTTTGGATTTGCCAATACGGTGATTCTCCTGATTTCAAGCTTTGCCGTGGCCGCTGCCATCACTGCGGTTCAAAAAGAACAGAAAAAAACTGCCCTGACGGCCCTGATCGTCAGTCTGCTTTGCGGTCTGATTTTTTTAATTAACAAATACTTTGAATGGGGGCATAAAATTCACAATGATATTTTCCCCAATTCAGAAACCCTGGTCAACGGCCCCAAGGGGTTGAACGTTTTTTTCGGGCTTTATTATGTGATCACAGGGTTGCACGGGGTACACATCATCATCGGCATGACTGTTCTGCTGGTGGCCCTGATCTATACGGCCAAAGGTAAGATCACTCCGACCCGATTCACACTGCTTGAGAATGCCGGACTGTACTGGCATCTGGTGGACCTGATCTGGATATTTATCTTTCCTTTATTTTATCTGATTATTTAA
- a CDS encoding cbb3-type cytochrome c oxidase subunit I has translation MEAAESFFETPNPSRFKGVLSWLITMDHKRIGLMYLFAILFWFCLAVILGGLIRLELMFPGKTLINADLYNSAFTLHGVIMIFLFIIPALPAALGNFFLPIQIGTDDVFFPRLNLLSWYLYMLGGIIAIAALFSDGFPDTGWTFYVPFSISTQTNVSTAVMAAFILGFSSMLTGLNFITTIHRMRSPGMGWLQIPLFTWSLYATSWVQILATPVVSITFVLVVAERFFNLGLFDPARGGDPILYQHLFWMYSHPAVYIMILPGMGVISEIIPVFARKSIFGYKAIVVSSMAIAVAGSLVWAHHMYTSGMSDTAVFVFSLLTFIVAIPSAIKVFSWVATLYKASIEMTPPLFLALCFIYLFSVGGLTGLVLGAAGTDVHLHDTHFVVAHFHFTMFGGTGFAFFAALHYWWPKMFGRMYNFKWAYIGSILLTGGFFFHYVPMFILGMQGMPRRYYDYLPQYTQGNFLAGWGALLMILGIGVLLVNLARSFKGERNAEANPWGGVTLEWTVPSPPPLHNFTSDPEVPDYPYDFSGVVESAKYP, from the coding sequence ATGGAAGCTGCTGAATCCTTTTTTGAAACCCCCAATCCTTCCCGGTTCAAGGGGGTGTTGTCATGGTTGATCACCATGGATCACAAGCGGATCGGCCTGATGTATCTGTTTGCCATCCTGTTCTGGTTCTGCCTGGCCGTAATCCTTGGCGGATTGATTCGCCTGGAACTGATGTTTCCGGGTAAGACCCTGATCAATGCAGACCTTTACAACTCCGCTTTTACCCTGCACGGGGTGATCATGATCTTTTTATTTATCATACCGGCCCTGCCGGCGGCCCTGGGCAACTTTTTTTTGCCCATTCAGATCGGGACCGACGATGTATTTTTCCCCAGGCTGAATTTACTTTCGTGGTATCTTTACATGCTTGGAGGGATTATTGCCATTGCTGCCTTGTTCTCGGACGGATTTCCGGATACGGGATGGACCTTTTACGTGCCCTTTTCCATCTCCACCCAGACCAACGTCTCCACGGCGGTTATGGCGGCCTTTATCCTCGGCTTTTCTTCGATGCTCACGGGCCTGAATTTTATTACAACCATCCACCGGATGCGAAGCCCCGGCATGGGCTGGCTGCAGATTCCGCTGTTTACCTGGAGTCTTTACGCCACATCATGGGTACAGATCCTTGCCACGCCTGTGGTGTCCATTACCTTTGTGCTGGTTGTGGCCGAGCGGTTTTTTAATTTAGGCTTGTTTGATCCCGCCCGGGGAGGAGACCCCATCCTCTACCAGCACCTGTTCTGGATGTACTCCCATCCTGCGGTTTATATCATGATCCTGCCGGGCATGGGGGTGATTTCCGAGATCATTCCGGTCTTTGCAAGAAAATCCATTTTCGGATACAAGGCCATTGTGGTCTCTTCCATGGCCATTGCCGTGGCCGGATCTTTGGTTTGGGCCCATCATATGTATACATCGGGCATGAGCGACACGGCTGTGTTTGTCTTTTCCCTGCTTACATTTATCGTGGCCATCCCTTCGGCCATTAAAGTTTTTTCCTGGGTGGCGACCCTGTACAAGGCAAGCATTGAGATGACACCGCCCCTGTTTTTGGCCCTGTGTTTTATCTACCTGTTCAGCGTGGGGGGGCTGACCGGTCTTGTGCTGGGGGCGGCCGGAACCGATGTGCACCTGCACGACACCCATTTTGTGGTGGCCCACTTCCATTTCACCATGTTCGGCGGTACCGGCTTTGCCTTTTTTGCGGCCCTGCACTATTGGTGGCCCAAGATGTTCGGCAGGATGTACAATTTTAAATGGGCCTATATCGGCTCGATCCTGTTGACCGGCGGTTTTTTCTTTCACTATGTGCCCATGTTTATTCTGGGGATGCAGGGCATGCCCCGACGGTATTACGACTATCTGCCCCAGTACACCCAGGGCAATTTTCTGGCGGGCTGGGGGGCACTGCTCATGATTTTGGGGATCGGGGTGCTTCTGGTTAACCTGGCACGAAGCTTTAAAGGGGAGCGTAACGCAGAGGCCAACCCCTGGGGCGGGGTAACCCTGGAATGGACCGTTCCTTCTCCACCGCCCCTGCATAACTTTACCTCGGACCCCGAGGTTCCGGACTATCCATATGATTTTTCAGGGGTGGTCGAATCTGCAAAGTACCCTTAA
- a CDS encoding UbiA family prenyltransferase, which produces MGGNSPISIQAAGNRTLIGPAIFPVLFELTKIRLSLYMGVSGVTGFVLAQTRPSTGAVAVGCWIVLLAAGSAVLNNIQDRFYDKEFERTRERVMPCGRISLPMAATLALFFSFTGLAGLCHLSLMAGALGGAALILYNGIYTRLKKKYPMLALLPGAVCGMLPPAIGWAAAAASDPGAVTMVHLWTFMACLGVWQWPHSLLIFAAYPGSNLSKRMTVREMDCLIMIWTLVFSQAVLLFILQRGIIQTSLAIPIFLIFIFFPVLMAGVLFIPREREKEEQPDPDSRKKACLMGFKLTNLVILSLFAAILTDRLTLFFAGWGI; this is translated from the coding sequence ATGGGTGGTAATTCACCCATATCCATACAGGCGGCCGGTAACCGGACTTTGATTGGGCCGGCAATTTTCCCGGTGCTTTTTGAGCTGACCAAGATCCGACTCAGTCTTTATATGGGGGTGTCCGGAGTCACCGGATTTGTGCTGGCCCAAACCAGGCCATCCACCGGCGCAGTTGCCGTGGGGTGCTGGATTGTTTTGCTTGCCGCAGGATCCGCTGTTTTGAACAATATCCAGGACCGATTCTATGATAAAGAATTTGAACGCACGCGGGAACGGGTCATGCCCTGTGGCAGGATATCCCTGCCCATGGCAGCGACCCTTGCACTGTTTTTCTCTTTTACCGGCCTGGCGGGGCTATGTCACCTCTCTTTGATGGCAGGGGCATTGGGCGGGGCGGCTCTGATTCTATACAATGGAATATACACGCGATTAAAAAAAAAATATCCCATGCTTGCCCTGCTGCCTGGCGCTGTCTGCGGGATGCTGCCTCCGGCCATTGGCTGGGCGGCAGCCGCAGCATCCGACCCCGGGGCCGTTACCATGGTTCATCTCTGGACATTCATGGCTTGTCTGGGGGTATGGCAGTGGCCCCACTCCTTGTTAATATTTGCAGCGTATCCGGGCAGCAATCTAAGCAAGCGCATGACAGTCCGGGAAATGGATTGCCTGATCATGATCTGGACCCTAGTGTTCAGCCAGGCAGTACTGCTTTTTATTCTCCAACGGGGAATCATTCAAACAAGCCTTGCGATACCGATTTTTTTAATCTTTATTTTCTTCCCTGTTTTGATGGCCGGTGTGCTTTTTATCCCCCGGGAGAGAGAAAAAGAAGAACAGCCCGACCCCGATTCCAGAAAAAAAGCCTGTCTGATGGGTTTTAAGCTCACTAATCTGGTTATCCTCTCTCTTTTTGCCGCAATTCTTACGGATCGCCTGACCCTTTTTTTTGCAGGATGGGGGATATGA
- a CDS encoding DOMON domain-containing protein: MKKMMIGFLFLMVLGSPFAAGAGEYTHSLTADDMTVQWRVDETMIHIKLTAPTEGWVAIGFDPEDAMKGSDIIMGAVKKGKVKIVDHYGDRKRGHSPDDKLGGKTNVIDPQGSEADGTTSIWFSLPLGSDEEWDKAIDINRMYPIMLAYGSGADSFRRGHAWRGVYEVNFTSGESKKVK, encoded by the coding sequence ATGAAAAAAATGATGATCGGATTTTTATTTCTTATGGTTTTGGGGAGTCCTTTTGCTGCAGGTGCCGGGGAGTATACCCATTCTTTGACGGCGGACGACATGACTGTCCAGTGGCGGGTGGATGAGACGATGATTCACATTAAACTCACCGCACCCACCGAGGGCTGGGTGGCCATTGGATTTGACCCCGAAGACGCCATGAAAGGGTCTGATATCATTATGGGTGCGGTTAAAAAAGGCAAGGTTAAAATTGTTGATCATTACGGCGATAGAAAACGGGGACACTCTCCTGATGATAAGTTGGGCGGCAAAACAAATGTGATAGATCCCCAGGGCAGTGAAGCCGACGGCACAACCAGTATCTGGTTTTCCCTGCCCCTGGGCAGTGACGAGGAATGGGATAAAGCCATTGATATAAACCGTATGTATCCCATTATGCTGGCCTACGGCTCCGGGGCGGACTCTTTTCGCCGGGGACATGCCTGGAGAGGCGTGTACGAGGTGAACTTCACTTCGGGCGAGAGCAAAAAGGTAAAATAA
- a CDS encoding M15 family metallopeptidase, with translation MDTQKVDRRTFLKIAGSTALAGIWLPPAGGLKTVWAQDAPHGRAYPPDQGVQDALVDAQGSPGAPDPLKVLFFNRDFKDDVFLPDNEMPLLLSTHLRFKRIQRQIGHGNFCLAGFDEARAYAKTYGCIGAFSRPELDFLEKLFHRPAHEYGFMGKKTIRCLTWQVPLGKTIKVHGSGNYLYRGRSQSLYLDIRKKIGKEAVLTSGIRGVSKQFLLFLDKAVQSHGNLSMASRSLAPPGYSFHATGDFDMGEKGYGLDNFTEKFTQTRVYNRLASLGYIRFRYGPRNHLGVRYEPWHVEVGN, from the coding sequence ATGGATACGCAAAAAGTGGATCGCAGAACTTTTTTAAAAATTGCAGGATCAACCGCCCTTGCAGGGATATGGTTGCCGCCGGCAGGTGGTTTAAAAACCGTATGGGCCCAGGATGCTCCCCATGGCCGCGCATATCCCCCGGATCAAGGTGTCCAGGATGCCCTGGTGGATGCTCAGGGATCGCCCGGTGCCCCAGATCCTTTAAAAGTGCTGTTTTTCAATCGTGACTTTAAAGATGATGTTTTTTTACCGGACAATGAAATGCCCCTTCTTTTGTCAACGCATCTGCGATTTAAACGTATCCAGCGTCAGATCGGTCACGGCAATTTTTGTCTGGCAGGATTTGATGAAGCCCGGGCCTATGCTAAAACGTATGGCTGCATCGGCGCATTTTCCCGCCCGGAACTTGATTTTCTTGAAAAATTATTTCACCGACCGGCTCATGAGTATGGCTTTATGGGAAAAAAAACGATTCGTTGCCTGACCTGGCAGGTGCCTTTGGGAAAGACAATAAAAGTTCACGGCTCGGGCAATTATCTGTACAGGGGCCGGTCCCAATCCTTATACCTGGATATTCGAAAAAAAATCGGCAAAGAGGCGGTCCTGACGTCAGGAATCCGGGGGGTGTCCAAGCAGTTTCTGCTTTTTTTGGACAAGGCGGTGCAAAGCCACGGGAATTTGTCCATGGCATCAAGATCCCTTGCGCCACCCGGCTATTCCTTTCATGCCACCGGTGATTTTGATATGGGTGAAAAGGGATATGGTCTGGATAATTTTACCGAAAAGTTTACACAGACCCGGGTGTACAACCGATTGGCCAGTCTGGGATATATTCGGTTCCGGTATGGGCCGAGAAATCATCTGGGGGTCAGGTATGAACCCTGGCATGTTGAGGTTGGGAACTGA
- a CDS encoding CPBP family intramembrane glutamic endopeptidase yields the protein MKTEKSPIGTRQSFLWIELFAFFFITPFILIPFRQFLAFKIVPILILLGIGIYVYLKNQTDFQNSNLIRFTNMGTHAKGMLLIIGFGVPVLIAFTRQMIPGHLFSFPATHPKMWTIVMVAYPVLAALPQELIFRCFFFHRYGKILVHPKAMILANGISFGMFHMFYGNPVAPLLSMAAGFLFAWRYHRSQSLPIVAIEHGIWGNLIFTIGTGWYFYSGAIQ from the coding sequence ATGAAAACTGAAAAATCACCTATCGGCACCCGCCAAAGTTTTTTGTGGATTGAACTTTTTGCCTTTTTTTTCATCACCCCGTTTATTCTCATACCGTTTCGACAGTTCCTGGCATTCAAAATTGTGCCGATTCTTATTCTGCTGGGTATCGGCATCTATGTTTACCTTAAAAACCAGACCGATTTTCAAAATTCGAATTTAATCCGGTTCACAAACATGGGCACTCATGCCAAAGGGATGCTGCTGATTATCGGTTTCGGTGTGCCCGTATTGATTGCGTTTACCCGGCAGATGATTCCCGGGCATCTGTTCTCATTTCCTGCAACCCATCCCAAAATGTGGACGATTGTCATGGTCGCCTATCCTGTGCTGGCCGCATTGCCCCAGGAACTCATATTCCGCTGCTTTTTCTTTCACAGGTATGGCAAAATCCTTGTCCACCCGAAAGCCATGATTCTTGCCAACGGCATCAGTTTCGGCATGTTTCACATGTTTTACGGCAACCCGGTGGCACCGCTTTTGTCCATGGCCGCCGGGTTTCTTTTTGCCTGGCGGTACCACAGGTCGCAATCCCTGCCCATTGTTGCCATCGAACACGGGATATGGGGAAATTTGATATTCACCATCGGCACCGGCTGGTATTTTTACAGCGGCGCCATTCAGTAA
- a CDS encoding cytochrome C oxidase subunit IV family protein, producing the protein MASHIISYKTLAVTLGALLVLTCVTVGASYVDMGRLNVWIALGIASLKGALVVLIFMHMKYESRILVVSFLSTLCFLAIMIGFTFWDIAFR; encoded by the coding sequence ATGGCTTCCCATATTATCTCTTACAAAACCCTGGCAGTAACCCTTGGGGCGTTGCTGGTGCTGACCTGCGTCACCGTGGGGGCATCCTATGTTGATATGGGACGGCTCAATGTCTGGATTGCTTTGGGCATTGCCTCGCTGAAGGGTGCTCTGGTGGTATTGATCTTCATGCATATGAAATATGAAAGCCGGATACTGGTGGTCTCTTTTTTGTCCACCCTGTGCTTTTTGGCCATCATGATCGGCTTTACCTTCTGGGACATTGCATTCAGGTGA
- a CDS encoding prephenate dehydratase domain-containing protein produces MKRILEPTITNARQAVVNKKEFIADSKPQKSAVCAIIGEPGSYSHKACLSYFSENVTPVTMNSFKAVFAAVKNNTAPYGVVPVENSLTGSVHENYDLLQNYNLKMIGEITVRIKHALITHPNTKISAVKTILAPAHVIAQCQNYLVQMTTTEILPVRTGVCAVKQAQALDPSVAAIGPALAADIFDMVVAHESIEDNPLNYTRFALIAREFANHIHAEKTFIIFSTGNRPGALLEVMQVFSDHHINLVKLESRPVLGKPWEYMFYTELEADLDDTVADPVISALSKKVETLKVLGRY; encoded by the coding sequence ATGAAACGGATACTTGAACCGACCATCACAAACGCTAGGCAGGCAGTCGTTAACAAAAAAGAATTCATTGCTGATTCAAAACCCCAAAAATCTGCCGTCTGCGCAATTATCGGGGAACCGGGAAGCTATTCACACAAGGCCTGCCTCTCCTATTTCAGTGAGAATGTCACCCCGGTGACCATGAATTCATTCAAAGCGGTCTTTGCTGCCGTTAAGAACAATACCGCACCATATGGGGTGGTGCCCGTGGAAAATTCCCTGACCGGATCAGTCCATGAAAACTATGACCTGCTCCAGAATTACAATCTGAAAATGATCGGTGAAATAACCGTCCGCATCAAACATGCGCTGATCACCCACCCAAACACAAAAATTTCAGCCGTAAAAACCATCCTTGCCCCGGCCCATGTCATTGCCCAATGCCAGAACTACCTGGTCCAGATGACCACAACGGAAATATTACCTGTACGCACAGGCGTCTGCGCCGTCAAACAGGCCCAGGCCCTTGATCCGTCAGTGGCAGCCATCGGCCCTGCCCTTGCCGCCGACATCTTTGACATGGTCGTGGCCCACGAATCCATTGAAGACAATCCCTTGAATTATACGCGGTTCGCTCTGATTGCCCGGGAATTTGCGAATCATATACACGCGGAAAAAACATTTATCATTTTTTCAACCGGCAACCGCCCGGGGGCCCTGCTTGAGGTGATGCAGGTATTCAGCGACCACCATATCAACCTGGTGAAACTGGAATCACGACCCGTGCTGGGAAAACCCTGGGAATACATGTTTTATACCGAGCTTGAGGCTGACCTTGATGATACGGTAGCCGACCCCGTGATCAGCGCCCTTTCAAAAAAAGTTGAAACCCTGAAAGTTCTGGGCCGGTACTGA
- a CDS encoding (Fe-S)-binding protein, whose product MAETVIKLGRNKKASTFIDKVKEILPEGGNLNACLTCGACSSGCPATGLADMDPRKFLRMAALGMDDEIAASDWPWMCTMCMRCIYVCPMQIDIPQLVFNARAMRPREERPKGILGSCDMALRNETTSAMGTNEEDFEFVVEDVLEEYQEAQPEFADMEAPIDKEGAEFFLNQNSREPNTEPDELVPLWKILHTVGANWTYGSKGWAAENYCMFLADNESWKHITKTSTGQANKLGVKTFLNTEUGHVTFSVRAGLKKFNLEQNFEVKNIYEYYAKWIREGKLKVNSDWNKDLKVKFTVQDPCQIVRKSYGDPIADDLRFVVESIVGKENFIDMQPNRSNNFCCGGGGGFLQSGFKDERLAYGKVKDDQIQATGADYCIAGCHNCHAQIHELSHHYGGNYGVVHLWTLICLSLGILGPNEREYLNDDLKEVNVFHPETAM is encoded by the coding sequence ATGGCAGAGACTGTCATCAAACTGGGCCGAAACAAAAAGGCCTCAACTTTTATCGACAAGGTTAAAGAGATTCTGCCCGAGGGCGGAAACCTTAATGCCTGCCTGACATGCGGCGCCTGCTCATCGGGCTGTCCGGCCACCGGGCTGGCAGACATGGACCCACGAAAATTTCTGCGCATGGCTGCCCTGGGCATGGACGACGAAATTGCCGCATCAGACTGGCCCTGGATGTGCACCATGTGCATGCGTTGCATCTATGTCTGTCCCATGCAGATTGATATTCCCCAGCTTGTTTTCAACGCCCGGGCCATGCGGCCCAGAGAAGAGCGGCCTAAAGGCATTTTGGGCTCCTGTGATATGGCATTGAGAAATGAGACCACCTCCGCCATGGGAACCAACGAAGAAGATTTTGAATTCGTTGTGGAAGATGTCCTGGAAGAGTACCAGGAAGCCCAACCTGAATTTGCTGACATGGAAGCCCCCATTGACAAGGAAGGGGCAGAGTTTTTCCTGAATCAGAACTCCAGGGAACCCAACACGGAACCCGACGAGTTAGTGCCCTTGTGGAAAATCCTGCACACGGTAGGTGCCAACTGGACCTATGGTTCCAAAGGATGGGCGGCAGAAAACTACTGCATGTTCCTGGCCGATAACGAGTCCTGGAAACACATTACCAAAACCTCAACAGGACAGGCCAACAAACTGGGGGTTAAGACGTTCCTAAACACCGAGTGAGGTCACGTAACATTCTCAGTCCGGGCCGGACTGAAAAAATTCAACCTGGAACAAAACTTTGAAGTCAAAAATATTTACGAATACTATGCCAAATGGATTCGTGAGGGCAAACTGAAGGTCAACTCTGACTGGAACAAAGACCTTAAAGTCAAATTTACGGTTCAGGATCCCTGTCAGATTGTCAGAAAAAGCTATGGCGATCCCATTGCCGACGACCTGAGGTTTGTGGTGGAATCCATTGTCGGAAAAGAAAATTTCATCGACATGCAGCCCAACCGCTCCAACAATTTTTGCTGCGGCGGCGGCGGTGGATTCCTCCAATCCGGATTTAAGGACGAACGCCTAGCTTATGGTAAGGTTAAAGACGATCAGATCCAGGCCACCGGCGCTGACTACTGCATCGCCGGCTGCCACAACTGCCATGCCCAGATCCATGAGCTCAGCCACCATTATGGCGGCAACTACGGCGTGGTCCATTTGTGGACCCTGATTTGCCTGTCTTTGGGAATTCTTGGTCCCAATGAGAGGGAATATTTAAATGACGACCTCAAAGAAGTAAACGTCTTCCATCCTGAGACCGCCATGTAG